Sequence from the Pyxidicoccus xibeiensis genome:
CCCCTCGATGACGACGTGGGGGCCCACGCGAGAGCCCGCGCCCAGCGTCACCTTCGGGCCGATGACCGAATAGGGGCCGACCTCGACCGACTCGTGCAGGCGGGCATCGGGGTGGACGACCGCGGTGGGATGAACGTGCGCCATGTGGTGTTTCCTCTTCGCCTCGCGGTCGCGGTCAGGAAGCCGCGCTCTCGTCCGCCTTGGCGTTCTTGTCCACGACGGTCGCCAGGAACTCGCCCTCGGCGACCCTCACGCCATCGACACTCGCCGTGCCCTTCGTCTTCCACACGGAGCCCTTGTGGCGCACCACCTCGATGTCGAGGTGCAGCCGGTCGCCCGGCAGCACGGGCTTGCGGAAGCGCGCCCCGTCCACGCCCATCAGGTAGGTGAGCTTCTTGTTCGGGTCCATTCCCTCGCTCTTGTAGGCGAGGATGGCCATCGCCTGCGCCAACGCCTCCAGGATGAGCACGCCCGGCATGACAGGCTGCCCCGGGAAGTGGCCGTTGAAGAAGGGCTCGTTGATGGTGACGTTCTTGTAGGCCGTCAGCTTCTGGCCGGGAATGATCTCCACCACCCGGTCCACCAGGAGGAACGGGTACCGGTGCGGCAGCAGGTTCTGGATGTCTCCGATGTCCATCACTCCCCCTTCTCCTTCTCGAGCGTCTCCACCCTGCGGCGCAGGGCGCGAACTTCCTTGAGCAGGTCCGCCACCTGCCCCGCCGCCGCGCTGGCTCGGAGCCAGTCCCGGTGGGGCACGGCCGGGCTGCCGCTCACGACCTGCCCGTCCTCCACGTCGTGCGCCACGCCGGACTGCGCGCCCACCTTCGCCAGGTCGCCCACGCGGATGTGGCCCACCACGCCCACCTGCCCCGCCAGCACCACGCCGGTGCCAATCTCCGCCGAGCCGGACACGCCGGCCTGCGCGCAGATGAGCGACAGCGGGCCCACCCTCACGTTGTGGGCGATCTGCACCAGGTTGTCGAGCTTCGTGCCGCGCCCCACCACCGTCTCGCCCACCGTCGCGCGGTCGATGCAGGTGCAGGCGCCCACTTCCACGTCGTCCTCGATGCGGACGATGCCCACCTGGGGAATCTTGAAGTGCTCCGGGCCCGCCTCGCCCTCGGGGTTGAAGGCGAAGCCGAAGCCGTCCGCCCCCACCACGCTGGAGGCATGGAGGATGACGCGCGCGCCCACCACGCAGCGCTCGCGCACCGTGACGTTGGGGTGCAGGACACAGTCCTCGCCCACCCGGGCGTCCTCGCCCACGTAGGCGCCGGGGTACAGCACCGTGCGCGCGCCCACCGTGGCGCCCCGGTCCACCGAGGCCCCCGGCAGCACCGTGGCCTCCGGATGGACGGTGGCCTCCGGATGCACCCAGGCGCCGGGCCTCACGCCCGCGGCCGGACGGGAGGCCGGGTGGAACAGGCGCAAGAGCTTCGCGTAGGCCAGGTGGGGGTTGGGTACCCGCACCAGCGCCACGCCCTCTCGGGGCGGCGCGTCGGCGCCCACCAGCACGGCGGAGGCCCGGGTGGCCTCGAACTGCCGGCGGTAGCGCGTGTTGCCGTAGAACGACACGTCTCCCGGGCCTGCTTCCTCGAGCCCGTTGAGACCATGGATGAGCTGGCCGGCGTCCCCGAGGAGCTCCCCCCCGACGTGGGCGGCGAGCTCCCCGAGCCGGCGGGGGGGGTTCGGAGTCTGCACGGAGAGGGGGGACGAACGACTACTTCTTCGTCGGGGCGTCCTTCGCCGCCGCGGCCGGCTTCTTCGCGCTGTTGTACGCGCGAATGACCTCGTTGGAGATGTCGTGCTGCGAGCGGGCGAAGACGATGCCCGAGTCGCGCTTCTCCAGCACGAAGGACAGGTCGTCACGCTCGGCGATGCCGGCGATGACCTGGTCAATCTTGCCGATGATGGGCTCCATCTCCTGCCGCTCCTTGTTGGCGGCCTCGGCCCGGCTCTTCTCCCACTTCTGCGCGAGGATCATCACCTTGCGCTGGAGCTCGCCTTCCTTCTGGGCCTTGGTGTCCGGGCTCATCGCGCTGGCCTGCTTGTCGAGGACCTCCTTCTCCTTGCGGAGGGCCTCCTGCTCCTTGTCGATTTCCTTCTGGCGCTCGTCGAGCCACTTCTGGAGGCGGCCCTTGGCGGCCTTGCCGTCGTCCACCTCGAGCAGGACGCGCTGCAGATCCACGAAGGCAACCTTCTGCTCGGCGGCGGAAGCGGCCACCGGCATGGCGAACGACAGGACGGCGGCCGCGGCCGCGATGGTGGTGCGAAGCGACATGTTCAACAGCTCCTCGGGAAGGTTACAGGCTCCGACGTCGCGCTCCCGGGCTTGTTCAAACAGGGGTGGGGCCGGGACGACGGAGCAAGGGCTTATCAGAAGAAGTTGCCGATAGTGAACTCGAACAGAATCCGGTCATCTTCCGGCCGCCTGGTGAGCGGGATGCCCCACTCGAAGCGCAGGGGGCCGATGGGAGAGAACCACCGGAAACCGAAGCCCGCGGAGTGGAAGAGGCCGAGGGGCAGCTTGTCCTGTCGGTCCTGGAAGAAGCGCTCGGTCGTCGCGAAGGCGTTGCCCGCGTCGTAGAAGAGCACGCCGCGCAGGCCGGCCTTCTCGAAGATGGGGAACTCCAGCTCGAAGTTGAAGACGAGCTGCTTGTTGCCGCCCACCAGGAAGTCGGTGACGGTGGCATCCGGAGTGCCCGAGCGGGGCACCTTCACCGAGGGGCTGATGCTGCGCAGGTAGTAGCCACGGACGCTGTTGATGCCGCCGACGTAGTAGAGCTCGGAGATGGGCAGCGGCTTGTCCTGGTCCAGCTGCTGGATGTAGCCAATGGTGGCGTTCGTCTTGAAGACGAAGCCCAGCGGCATCGGGAAGTACAGGCGCGAGTAGGCCGTGTACCGGTTGAAGAGGAACGTGCCGCCCAGGAAGGCAGGGGCCGTCTCCACCGAGCCGTAGTGGATGAAGCCGCGCGACGGGAAGAGCCGGTTGTCGCGCCGGTCGAAGGACAGCGACAGGCGGGCCGCGCTGGTGACGCCGGACAGGAACTGGTTGGCCAGCAGCACCGCGCCCAGGTTCTGGCCGGCCTCCACGTCCACCCACTCGCGCGAGTAGCCGATGGTGCCCAGCAGGTCGTCGATGAACTGGTAGCCGATGGAGACGCTGCCACCCGTCGAGTTGCGGATGAAGCCCTCGTAGTCCGCCTGGACCCGGAAGAACTCCGCGGACAAGAGGTAGTTCGTGTCCAGGAAGTATGGGTCGTAGAAGGACAGCTGGACGAGCGAGCGCAGGCCGGAGATCTGCGCGGACGCGGAGACGCTCTGGCCCCAGCCCAGGAAGTTGTTCTGGGAGATCTGCGCCGTGAAGATGAAGTTCTCCACGTTGGAGAAGCCCAGGCCCACCTGGAAGGTGCCGGTCGCCTTCTCCTTCACCTCCACCTGCAGGATGATGGTGTCGTCGGCGCTGCCCGGGCGCTGGGTGATCTCCACCGTCTCGAAGAAGCCCAGGGCGGTGACGCGCTCGCGGCTGCGGCGCACGCCGGTGCCGCTGTAGAGCTCGCCCTCGTACACGCGCAGCTCGCGGCGGATGACCTTGTCGCGGGTCTTGCTGTTGCCGATGACGTTGATGCGCTCGATGGTGACCTTGGGGCCCTTCTGGACGTCGAAGGTCAGGTCCACCGTGCGGTTCTCCGCGTTGACGCTGGTGATGGGGTTGATGTTCGCGTACGCGAAGCCGCGGTCGTAATAGACGTCCGAGACGGAGAGGATGTCCTGCGAGAGCTGCGAGCGGTTGAAGCGCTCGCCCTGGCGGGAGCGCATCAGCGCCGCCATCTGCTCCTTGGGCACGTCCTCCAGCAGGTCGCCGGAGAAGTCGATCTTCCCGATGTCGTAGGGCTCGCCCTCGACGACCTTGATGGTGATGTAGATGAAGCGCTTGTCCGCGGAGAGCTGGACGGTGGGCTTGTCCACCCGGACGTTGATGAAGCCCCGGTCGTAGTAGGCGATGGAGATGACCTGCAGGTCACGCTCGAAGGCCTCCTGCCGGTAGGTGCCCTCTCCGGTGAAGAAGGAGAAGAAGCCACCCTCGCGGGTGATCATCGTCTCCTTGAGGGTCTCCGCGGAGACCTTCTCCGCGCCGAGGAAGGTGATCTGCTTCACCATCACCTTGGCGCGCTCGTTGGTGACGAAGACCACGTCCACGTTGCCACCCTCGGTGGGCTTGATCTCGTGGGTGACCTCCGCCAGGAAGTAGCCCTTCTCCACGTACTTCGCCTGGATCTTCTGCACGCTGGAGCGCACCAGCTCCATGTCCAGGATGGTGGCGGGCTTGACGTCGATCTCCTCCTTCAGGTCGTCCTGGCTGAGCTCCTCGTTGCCGCGCAGCTGCACGGCGCGGACGATGGGCCGCTCCTCCACGCGGACGACGTAGGCGACGCCCCGGTCCAGCCGCTGCACGAGCAGCTCGACGTTCTGGAAGTACCCCAGGCCCCAGACGGCCCGCAGGTCCTGCGAGGTGCGGGCGGGAGCGAGCACGTCCCCCACCTTGGTGCGCAGCGCGCGGCGGATGGCCTCGGCCTCGACGCGGCGGTTGCCCTCGACGCGGACCTCCACCACCTTGTTGTCGTCGTCCTCGGAGACGGGAGCATCCACCGGCAGGTCGGCGCCTGGCGTCGGAGCCGGGGCCGGGGTGCCGGCGTCGGCCTCCTGGGTGACGGCGGAGGGAGAGGTCACCGCCGGAACAGGCGCGGGAGCGGGCACGCCTCCGTCGGCCTGGGCCCACGAGGGGCCCGGCACGAGGGAGCAGAGGGTGACCGCCAGCAGCGGGAGCAGTGACTTGCGCGACAGAACGGGGAGCCTCAAGGGGAGACCGGCCAGGAAAAGGCGGGGCAATCTACGGGAAGGGCCACAAGGCCCTCAATCCAAAAGCGCCGGGACATCACGCCTCCGACACCTCGCCCGCAGCCAACCTCAGGCGGCGGGGCATGGAGCGAGCAAGCGTCTCGTTGTGGGTCACCACCACGGCGGTGATGCCCAGCTCGCGGTTTACTTCACGAAGCAGCTGGTGGATGCCCTCGCCGGTGGCGGGGTCCAGGTTGCCGGTCGGCTCGTCGGCCAGCAGGACGGCGGGCTTGAGCACCAGGGCGCGGGCCAGGGCCACGCGCTGGGCCTCGCCGCCGGACAGCTCGCCGGGGCGGTGGTCCACGCGCTGGCCCAGCCCCACCCGCTCCAGCAGCTCGCGGGCGTAGGCGTAGGCGCCGGTGCGCTCCCGGCGCTGGATGAGGGCGGGCATCGCCACGTTCTCCAGGGCGGTGAACTCGGGCAGCAGGTAGTGGCTCTGGAAGACGAAGCCGATGGTCCGGTTGCGGAACTCGGCCACCTCCGCGTCGTTCATGGCGAAGACGGAGCGGCCGTCGAAGAGGACCTCGCCGGCGGCCGGGGCGTCCAGCGTGCCCAGCACGTGGAGGAAGGTGCTCTTCCCCGCGCCGGACGCGCCCACCAGGGAGACGAGCGAGCCCTTCTCGATGTCCAGCGACACACCACGCAGCACGTCGATGCGCTTCCCATGGAGGAAGTAGCTCTTGAAGACGTTGCGGATGGACAGGAGCGACATGGCTACTCCGCCTTGAGGCCTTCCACCGGCTCCACGCTGCTGGCCTTGAGGGCCGGGTAGATGGAGGCGAGGTAGGTGACGAGCACCGCGATGACGACGGCGAGCGCGGTCTGCACGGGCTCGATTCGCACCGGCAGCGCCGGGATGTAATAGACCTCCGGGTCCAGCTTGATGCCCACCTTCTCGATGAAGAAGCACCAGGCCAGGCCGGAGACGAGGCCGAGGAGGCCGCCCGCCACGCCAATCTGCAGGCCCTCGGCGAGGAAGATCTTCACGATGCCGCCGTCGGAGACACCCAGCGCCTTGAGGACGGAGATCTCCTTGCGCTTCTCCAGCACCAGCATGATGACGGTGGCGACGATGAGGCCGGCGGCCACGACGATGATGATGGAGAGGATGATGCCCATCACCAGCTTCTCCAGCCGGAGCGCGGAGAAGAGGTTCTTGTTCATCTCCCCCCAGTCGCGTGCCCTGTAGGGATAGCCGCCGAGCACCTTCACCACCTGCCCGGCGATGCGCCGCGCGTCGTCGATGTCCGCGACCTTCAGCTCGATGCCGGAGGCGCCCTCCACGTCGAAGAAGTCCTGCGCCTCCTTGAGGAGGATGTAGACGAACTTGGAGTCGTACTCGTACATGCCCGAGTAGAAGATGGCCGCCACCCGGTAGGCGCGGCTCTTCGGAATGGGACCGGACGGGCCCAGCTCCGTGCCCAGCGGGGACACCACGTTCACCCGGTCTCCCACCACCACGCGCAGCGACGCCGCCAGCTCGCGGCCGATGACGATGCCCGGCAGCACGGCGGGCTTCGCCGGCTTCCCGGAGCGGCGGATGATGTCGTCCTCCTCCGCCCCGCCTTCCGGCCCGCTGCCGCCGGACGGAGCCTCGGGCTCGTCGTCGGGGGCGCCGCGGTGGAGGATCTTCTCCGGCGTGTAGAGGATTTCGAGCTTCTGGCCGCCGAGCAGGTTGTGCGGGAGGTCGGTCACCTCGCCCACCGTCTCCGGGTCGATGCCCTTGATGATGACGCCGTCGACGTTGCCCTCGGAGGCAATCATCACCTGGTTGATGATGAAGGGCGTCTGGCCCACCACGCCCGGGACGCGGCGGATGGACTCCATGACCTTGGGGTACTCGGGCAGCTCACCGGCGTACTTGGACACCACCGCGTGCGCGTTGGTGCCGAGGATCTTCTGCTGGAGGTCCGCCTCGAAGCCGCTCATCACCGACAGCACGATGATGAGCGCCATGACGCCCACGCCCACGCCGCCCACGGACAGGGCGGTCATCATCATGGTGGGCGACTGCTCGCGCAGCTTCAGCCGGTTGAGGTCCGAGGAGGCGGCCAGCGGGTCGTTGAGGCCCAGCGCGCGGATGCGGGTGCGCTCCACGGCGGCCTCGGCGGAGCGGATGATGAAGTAGATGAGCAGCGGCGGGATGATGCCGAACATCAGCACCGCCAGCGTGCCCAGGAGCAGC
This genomic interval carries:
- the fabZ gene encoding 3-hydroxyacyl-ACP dehydratase FabZ, with the protein product MDIGDIQNLLPHRYPFLLVDRVVEIIPGQKLTAYKNVTINEPFFNGHFPGQPVMPGVLILEALAQAMAILAYKSEGMDPNKKLTYLMGVDGARFRKPVLPGDRLHLDIEVVRHKGSVWKTKGTASVDGVRVAEGEFLATVVDKNAKADESAAS
- the lpxD gene encoding UDP-3-O-(3-hydroxymyristoyl)glucosamine N-acyltransferase; translation: MQTPNPPRRLGELAAHVGGELLGDAGQLIHGLNGLEEAGPGDVSFYGNTRYRRQFEATRASAVLVGADAPPREGVALVRVPNPHLAYAKLLRLFHPASRPAAGVRPGAWVHPEATVHPEATVLPGASVDRGATVGARTVLYPGAYVGEDARVGEDCVLHPNVTVRERCVVGARVILHASSVVGADGFGFAFNPEGEAGPEHFKIPQVGIVRIEDDVEVGACTCIDRATVGETVVGRGTKLDNLVQIAHNVRVGPLSLICAQAGVSGSAEIGTGVVLAGQVGVVGHIRVGDLAKVGAQSGVAHDVEDGQVVSGSPAVPHRDWLRASAAAGQVADLLKEVRALRRRVETLEKEKGE
- a CDS encoding OmpH family outer membrane protein, whose amino-acid sequence is MSLRTTIAAAAAVLSFAMPVAASAAEQKVAFVDLQRVLLEVDDGKAAKGRLQKWLDERQKEIDKEQEALRKEKEVLDKQASAMSPDTKAQKEGELQRKVMILAQKWEKSRAEAANKERQEMEPIIGKIDQVIAGIAERDDLSFVLEKRDSGIVFARSQHDISNEVIRAYNSAKKPAAAAKDAPTKK
- the bamA gene encoding outer membrane protein assembly factor BamA — encoded protein: MVEVRVEGNRRVEAEAIRRALRTKVGDVLAPARTSQDLRAVWGLGYFQNVELLVQRLDRGVAYVVRVEERPIVRAVQLRGNEELSQDDLKEEIDVKPATILDMELVRSSVQKIQAKYVEKGYFLAEVTHEIKPTEGGNVDVVFVTNERAKVMVKQITFLGAEKVSAETLKETMITREGGFFSFFTGEGTYRQEAFERDLQVISIAYYDRGFINVRVDKPTVQLSADKRFIYITIKVVEGEPYDIGKIDFSGDLLEDVPKEQMAALMRSRQGERFNRSQLSQDILSVSDVYYDRGFAYANINPITSVNAENRTVDLTFDVQKGPKVTIERINVIGNSKTRDKVIRRELRVYEGELYSGTGVRRSRERVTALGFFETVEITQRPGSADDTIILQVEVKEKATGTFQVGLGFSNVENFIFTAQISQNNFLGWGQSVSASAQISGLRSLVQLSFYDPYFLDTNYLLSAEFFRVQADYEGFIRNSTGGSVSIGYQFIDDLLGTIGYSREWVDVEAGQNLGAVLLANQFLSGVTSAARLSLSFDRRDNRLFPSRGFIHYGSVETAPAFLGGTFLFNRYTAYSRLYFPMPLGFVFKTNATIGYIQQLDQDKPLPISELYYVGGINSVRGYYLRSISPSVKVPRSGTPDATVTDFLVGGNKQLVFNFELEFPIFEKAGLRGVLFYDAGNAFATTERFFQDRQDKLPLGLFHSAGFGFRWFSPIGPLRFEWGIPLTRRPEDDRILFEFTIGNFF
- a CDS encoding ABC transporter ATP-binding protein, with the protein product MSLLSIRNVFKSYFLHGKRIDVLRGVSLDIEKGSLVSLVGASGAGKSTFLHVLGTLDAPAAGEVLFDGRSVFAMNDAEVAEFRNRTIGFVFQSHYLLPEFTALENVAMPALIQRRERTGAYAYARELLERVGLGQRVDHRPGELSGGEAQRVALARALVLKPAVLLADEPTGNLDPATGEGIHQLLREVNRELGITAVVVTHNETLARSMPRRLRLAAGEVSEA
- a CDS encoding FtsX-like permease family protein, producing the protein MHSAERQTVHRWTFIWTGALVALVGFILLGVAISASQAWAEVSAALGLSLVGWGGVLQVLNSVLLAPQAGDAAGALPSPGLLLAGTAVWLAGWGLIAAGLRRAPAPAEGPSPAAGAPLYPRLARYRDFYWSTLGAYGGGVLLAELVLILLQTVLSSGVPSTELGTPAAANAGGGLSLAPTGAFAIALVVSAAVAFVCGFVGASRAQRLSLPEATIGVLYLGLPVPIILTLMERVPSLQLALGYRLREVTYVAGLLGRPELAYWLVFTGLVLALVLGINTGFIAAGSGRVDLKLGFELFVARRHVAVFRPSLLLGTLAVLMFGIIPPLLIYFIIRSAEAAVERTRIRALGLNDPLAASSDLNRLKLREQSPTMMMTALSVGGVGVGVMALIIVLSVMSGFEADLQQKILGTNAHAVVSKYAGELPEYPKVMESIRRVPGVVGQTPFIINQVMIASEGNVDGVIIKGIDPETVGEVTDLPHNLLGGQKLEILYTPEKILHRGAPDDEPEAPSGGSGPEGGAEEDDIIRRSGKPAKPAVLPGIVIGRELAASLRVVVGDRVNVVSPLGTELGPSGPIPKSRAYRVAAIFYSGMYEYDSKFVYILLKEAQDFFDVEGASGIELKVADIDDARRIAGQVVKVLGGYPYRARDWGEMNKNLFSALRLEKLVMGIILSIIIVVAAGLIVATVIMLVLEKRKEISVLKALGVSDGGIVKIFLAEGLQIGVAGGLLGLVSGLAWCFFIEKVGIKLDPEVYYIPALPVRIEPVQTALAVVIAVLVTYLASIYPALKASSVEPVEGLKAE